The sequence AACATACCACCTGAGCACAGGCATAAATATATCATCCGTCAGCCGGTTACCTTCCAGTCGGAAGATCATTATTATGTACACCGCCTCCTACGGGCGATGGACCACAACGTGGTGGAGTCAAAGCTGCCGCCCGGTGCTGTATGCGGCAGTAATGAATCCTTCATGCCGCAGGAACAAATACTGCAGGCTTTCCGCGCCATGCCCTGGGTTGTCACCAATACCCTGCGGCTCATTGATACCTGCAACCTGGAAGAGGATGCCAATACCCGTAAAAACAAACAATACTTCACCATCAGCAAAGAAGATGACTCCATATTGCTGCGCAAACTGGCCCTCGATGGTCTGCAGCAACGCTATAGCAATAATACTGCAGCAGCCGAACGACTGCAAAAGGAACTCAACATCATCAACAACCTGGGCTTCACCGCCTACTTCCTCATCACCTGGGATATTATTCGTTATGCCAAAAGCAGGGGCTTTTACCACGTAGGGCGGGGGAGTGGGGCCAACAGCATCGTGGCCTACTGCCTCAAAATAACAGATGTTGATCCACTGGAGCTCAACCTCTATTTTGAACGCTTCCTCAACCCGGAAAGAACATCACCACCCGATTTTGACATCGACTTCTCCTGGCTGGAGCGCGATGAGATCATGGACTACATCTTCAAGCGCTATGGTGAAAAATATGTGGCCCTCATGGGTTCTTATGTCACCTTCCAGCAGCGGGCTGTAGTGCGGGAGCTGGCAAAAGTATTTGGCCTGCCCGAAGCAGAGATCCATGGCCTCTCCAGGCTGCCCTTTGTAACAGCGCCTGCCTTTACGGCCTGGAAAAAACTAGGCGCACGCCCTGCCGGTATAGATGATTACCACAAAGGCGTAGCCTGGTACCAGCACAACAATAAGCCGGTAAACTATGCGGCCATCATTGCCCGGCTGGGCCGCAAATACCAGCTTACGGAGGAAGAAACTATGGCATTGCAGCAATCGCCGCTCGCCTTCGGCATCATAGATCACATTGTATGGAAAATACTTTATTACAGCCCCTTCATCCACAACTTTCCCAATCACATCAGTGTGCATGTGGGCGGCATGCTCATCAGCGAAAAGCCCATCCATGCCTGGACAGCCACCTTCTATCCGCCCAAAGGTTTTTCCACCACGCAAATTGACATGTACGTGGCCGAAGAGATCGGGCTCGATAAACTGGATGTGCTCAGCCAGCGCGGCCTGGGCCATATCAAAGAAACCATCCGCCTGGTGCAGGAAAACCAGGGCATCCGCATACACATTGATGAAGTGGAGAAATTCAAAAAAGATCCGCGGGTAAGGGAGCAGTTGCAACAAGTTCATACCGTAGGTTGCTTTTACATAGAAAGTCCGGCCATGCGCCAGTTGCTCAGCAAACTCCGGTGCGATAACTACCCTGTGCTGGTAGTGGCCAGTTCTATCATACGCCCCGGTGTGGCCAGCAGTGGCATGATGCGGCAATACATATCGCGGCACCTCGCGCCGCATACTACAGAGTACCTGCACCCGATCATGGAGCAGATACTCAGCGAAACCTATGGCGTCATGGTATTCCAGGAAGATGTCATGAAAGTAGGGCACTACTTTGGTGGCCTCCCCATGGCGGCGGCCGACAGCCTGCGCAGGGCCATGAGCGGCAAATCGCGCGGCGTGGATCACTTTGCCATGCTCAAAGATCAGTTCTTCAACAACTGTACCGAAAAAGGCCATACGCCGGAGCTCACGGCCGAAGTATGGCGGCAGATGGAATCCTTTGCCGGCTATAGCTTTTGTAAAGCACACTCTGCCAGCTATGCCGTGGAAAGCTTCCAGGACCTCTACCTCAAAACCTACTTTCCCATCGAGTTCATGGTAGGCGTCATCAACAACTTTGGTGGCTTCTACAGTACCGAACTGTACTTCATTGAGCTGCGCAAGGCGGGCGGCATACCGCACCTGCCCTGCATCAACCACAGCCATTACTACACTACCCTCAAAGGCCGCGACGTGTACACTGGTTTTGTACACCTCAATAGTCTCGAAAAGTCGACTGTCAAAACCATCCTTACCGAGCGGGAGCGCAACGGCCATTTCCTGCACCTGCAGGATTTCATAGAAAGAACAGCCCTTCACCCGGAGCAGTTGAACATCCTTATATCGGCAGGCGCTTTACGGTTTACCGGCAAGTCGAAAAAACAACTGCTGTGGGAGTCCAACTTCCTGCAAAAGCGGCAGCATGCACCCGTGAC comes from Paraflavitalea devenefica and encodes:
- a CDS encoding DNA polymerase III subunit alpha, with protein sequence MYLNCKTYYSFKYGTFSTEELVQEGINKGVAALALTNINNTADMWPFIKECRKAGIRPIPGVEVRNGDALQYILLAANNHGFEWINTFISTHLKNNKPFPSPTATTAFFDDSSDGYVIYPLGAREVPSLLKHQFIGVQPAEANKLYNIPPEHRHKYIIRQPVTFQSEDHYYVHRLLRAMDHNVVESKLPPGAVCGSNESFMPQEQILQAFRAMPWVVTNTLRLIDTCNLEEDANTRKNKQYFTISKEDDSILLRKLALDGLQQRYSNNTAAAERLQKELNIINNLGFTAYFLITWDIIRYAKSRGFYHVGRGSGANSIVAYCLKITDVDPLELNLYFERFLNPERTSPPDFDIDFSWLERDEIMDYIFKRYGEKYVALMGSYVTFQQRAVVRELAKVFGLPEAEIHGLSRLPFVTAPAFTAWKKLGARPAGIDDYHKGVAWYQHNNKPVNYAAIIARLGRKYQLTEEETMALQQSPLAFGIIDHIVWKILYYSPFIHNFPNHISVHVGGMLISEKPIHAWTATFYPPKGFSTTQIDMYVAEEIGLDKLDVLSQRGLGHIKETIRLVQENQGIRIHIDEVEKFKKDPRVREQLQQVHTVGCFYIESPAMRQLLSKLRCDNYPVLVVASSIIRPGVASSGMMRQYISRHLAPHTTEYLHPIMEQILSETYGVMVFQEDVMKVGHYFGGLPMAAADSLRRAMSGKSRGVDHFAMLKDQFFNNCTEKGHTPELTAEVWRQMESFAGYSFCKAHSASYAVESFQDLYLKTYFPIEFMVGVINNFGGFYSTELYFIELRKAGGIPHLPCINHSHYYTTLKGRDVYTGFVHLNSLEKSTVKTILTERERNGHFLHLQDFIERTALHPEQLNILISAGALRFTGKSKKQLLWESNFLQKRQHAPVTTHTLFKERPVAFKLPDLHDHPIDDMYDEIEILGFPFRSPFELMQEQSFPRLPAKELPKHLGKSVSMLLYFIDYKVVPTANGTVMAFGAFLDEQMDWVDTVHFPPSYKQYPLKGKGFYHVRGKVVEDFGFHSVEVSFMEKIGYKERTYANL